A single genomic interval of Bradyrhizobium japonicum USDA 6 harbors:
- a CDS encoding Rap1a/Tai family immunity protein has protein sequence MPPAQGSPLQSAKVFLQYLDNNPDRANEPGITVAIEAFRDAWPCRGDDAGTGLKKRAPKKSK, from the coding sequence ATGCCCCCCGCGCAAGGCAGCCCCTTGCAAAGTGCGAAGGTTTTTCTGCAGTATCTTGATAACAATCCGGATCGAGCGAATGAACCGGGGATCACCGTCGCGATCGAAGCATTCAGGGATGCTTGGCCCTGCCGCGGGGACGATGCCGGGACTGGACTGAAAAAGCGTGCCCCAAAAAAATCCAAATAG